In Cottoperca gobio chromosome 1, fCotGob3.1, whole genome shotgun sequence, a genomic segment contains:
- the atg4da gene encoding cysteine protease atg4da, producing the protein MNSVSPSAVQYVGGVMQDELVESRRQQPLERQGSFGLRPPHTPEHGREATGEPDELDKLKAKLMSAWNNVKYGWTVKSKTSFNKISPVTVMGHSYLLNSEDEVERFRLAFVSRIWLTYRREFPQLDGSTWTTDCGWGCMLRSGQMLLAQGLLVHLMPRDWAWPDAQQLTEVDFEVFRPRSPARAGGVPIPSFGSPRGSNTPEKSLASDHAPKCSQKKRPESVRDRQAEPVHRKLVSWFGDQPPAPFGLHQLVEIGKSSGKKAGDWYGPSIVAHILRKAVAKTSVLHNLAVYVAQDCTVYKEDVVNLCDLSLSQSPPDPSSQAWKSVIIFVPVRLGGEALNPSYIECVKNILKLDCCIGIIGGKPKHSLYFVGFQDEQLLYLDPHYSQPVVDFSQVNFSLESFHCSSPKKMPFTRMDPSCTIGFYAKNKKDFESLCSAVSVALSSSQEKYPIFTFVEGQGQDYGLEGHSSNNSGPAAHILPPGKLGRSNNRRNSDEFVFL; encoded by the exons ATGAACTCAGTTTCCCCCAGCGCAGTACAGTACGTAGGGGGAGTGATGCAGGACGAGCTGGTGGAGAGCCGGAGGCAGCAGCCCCTGGAGCGGCAGGGCAGCTTTGGTCTCAGGCCGCCACACACTCCAGAGCACGGCAGAGAGGCAACCGGAGAGCCTGACGAGTTGGACAAACTGAAAGCCAAACTGATGTCAGCATGGAACAACGTCAAATATG GTTGGACTGTTAAGTCTAAAACATCCTTCAACAAGATATCGCCAGTGACCGTCATGGGACACTCTTATCTGCTCAACAGTGAAG ACGAGGTGGAGCGGTTTCGTCTGGCTTTTGTGTCCAGGATTTGGCTGACCTACAGGAGGGAGTTCCCTCAGCTTGATGGCTCCACCTGGACCACAGACTGTGGCTGGGGCTGTATGCTGCGCAGTGGGCAGATGCTGCTGGCACAGGGACTCCTGGTCCATTTGATGCCCAGAG atTGGGCTTGGCCAGATGCTCAGCAGTTAACCGAAGTGGACTTTGAGGTGTTCAGACCGCGTTCCCCAGCCCGGGCTGGTGGGGTCCCCATTCCCTCCTTTGGCTCTCCACGAGGATCCAACACCCCCGAAAAGTCCCTGGCGAGTGATCACGCACCAAAATGCAGCCAGAAGAAGAGACCTGAGTCCGTCAGGGACAGGCAGGCGGAGCCCGTCCACCGCAAGCTCGTCTCTTGGTTCGGGGATCAGCCCCCGGCACCTTTTGGGCTTCACCAGCTGGTGGAAATCGGCAAAAGTTCAGGGAAGAAGGCTGGTGACTGGTATGGCCCCTCTATAGTGGCACACATACTACG gaAAGCAGTAGCCAAAACCTCTGTGCTGCACAACCTGGCTGTATATGTGGCTCAGGATTGTACCG TGTACAAAGAGGACGTGGTCAATCTATGTGACCTGTCACTGAGCCAGAGTCCTCCTGATCCGTCTAGCCAAGCCTGGAAGTCTGTCATCATATTTGTGCCTGTACGGCTCGGAGGGGAGGCCCTCAACCCATCCTACATCGAATGTGTCAAG AACATCCTAAAGCTGGACTGTTGTATTGGAATCATCGGAGGCAAACCGAAGCATTCACTTTACTTTGTTGGCTTCCAAG aCGAGCAGCTGCTGTATCTGGACCCTCACTACAGCCAGCCTGTGGTGGATTTCTCACAAGTCAACTTCTCACTGGAG TCGTTCCACTGTAGCTCTCCCAAGAAGATGCCCTTCACCCGCATGGATCCTAGCTGTACCATTGGCTTTTATGCCAAGAACAAGAAGGACTTTGAGTCTCTATGTTCTGCTGTTAGTGTG GCTCTGTCATCGTCACAGGAGAAGTATCCCATCTTTACCTTCGTAGAGGGCCAGGGTCAGGATTATGGGCTTGAGGGTCACAGCAGCAATAACAGTGGACCTGCAGCCCACATTCTGCCCCCTGGCAAACTGGGCAGGAGTAACAACAGAAGAAACAGTGATGAGTTTGTCTTCTTGTAA
- the smarca4b gene encoding LOW QUALITY PROTEIN: transcription activator BRG1 (The sequence of the model RefSeq protein was modified relative to this genomic sequence to represent the inferred CDS: deleted 1 base in 1 codon) codes for MSTPDPPMGGTPRPGPSPGPGPSPGAMLGPSRGPSPGSSHSMMGPSPGPPSSGHSQPGPSGYGQDSMHPLHKPLESMHEKSMSEESRFTQMKGLSMRQGGHSGMGPPPSPLDQHSQGYHSPLGGSDHSSPVPSNGPPSGPLMPSSSSSSSSGGPGSASAPLDGPIGDQHTLGPNNWPGPPGSTGPGPSPGPSMGPSVSIHGSGLESGGPPCPGGPGGPTPFNQNQLHQLRAQIMAYKMLTRGQPLPDHLQMAVQGKRPMPGMQQQPMSSLAPGAGGGPIGGPAGPVPGPGLIGSGYSRVHGMMGPNMLPPGPSGTPTVTQIQNPNGPPKSWPEGPMVNAAAPFNAPQKLIPPQPTGRPSPAPPSVPPAASPVMPPQTQSPGQPAQPTPMMPYHAKQNRITPIQKPCGLDPVEILQEREFRLQARITHRIAELENLPGSLAGDLRTKATIELKALRLLNFQRQLRQEVVVCMRRDTALETALDAKAYKRSKRQSLREARITEKLEKQQKIEQERKRRQKHQEYLNSILQHAKDFKEYHRSMTGKMQKLTKAVATYHANTEREQKKENERIEKERMRRLMAEDEEGYRKLIDQKKDKRLAYLLQQTDEYVANLTDLVRAHKAEQALKEKKKKKKKKKKLESAEGQTPAMGPDGEPLDETSQMSDLPVKVIHVDSGHILTGVDAPKAGQLETWLEMNPGYEMAPRSDSEDSEEEEEEEEEEEPQPPANQMVEKKKISHPDSEDVSEVDVQHIIENAKQDVDDEYSGAVFARGLQSYYSVAHAVTERVDKQSSLLVNGQLKQYQVKGLEWLVSLYNNNLNGILADEMGLGKTIQAIALITYLMELKRLNGPYLIIVPLSTLSNWVYEFDKWAPTIVKVSYKGSPSARRAFVPQLRSGKFNVLLTTYEYIIKDKQILAKIRWKYMIVDEGHRMKNHHCKLTQVLNTHYLAPRRVLLTGTPLQNKLPELWALLNFLLPTIFKSCITFEQWFNAPFAMTGEKVDLNEEETILIIRRLHKVLRPFLLRRLKKEVEAQLPEKVEYVIKCDMSSLQRVLYRHMQAKGVLLTDGSEKDKKGKGGTKTLMNTIMQLRKICNHPYMFQQIEESFSEHLGFSGGIVQGLDLYRASGKFEVLDRILPKLNATNHKVLLFCQMTSLMTIMEDYFAYRSFKYLRLDGSTKADDRGMLLKTFNEPGSEYFIFLLSTRAGGLGLNLQSADTVIIFDSDWNPHQDLQAQDRAHRIGQKNEVRVLRLCTINSVEEKILAAAKYKLNVDQKVIQAGMFDQKSSSHERKAFLQAILEHEEQDEVWGPEVCLRINEEDEVPDDETVNQMIARSEEEFDQFMRMDLDRRREDARNPRRKPRLMEEDELPTWIMKDDAEVERLTCEEEDEKMFGRGSRHRKDVDYSDSLTEKQWLKAIEEGTLDEVEEEVRHKKTTRKRRRDRDLDLPGPSSSLGGRGDKDEDGKRQRKRGRPPADKLSPNTPALTKKMRKIVDAVIKYKDSASGRQLSEVFIQLPSRKELPEYYELIRKPVDFRKIKEKIRGHRYRSLGDLERDVMLLFQNAQTFNLEGSLIYEDSIVLQSVFTSLRQKIEKEEESEGEESEEEDLEEGSESESRSVKMKIRLGRKDKGGDHGKGRSRRTGRNRAKPVVSDDDSEDEQEEERSPSATDEES; via the exons ATGTCGACGCCAGATCCCCCAATGGGAGGCACCCCTCGGCCAGGTCCTTCCCCTGGCCCAGGTCCCTCTCCTGGGGCTATGCTAGGCCCCAGCCGCGGGCCCTCCCCAGGCTCCTCTCACAGTATGATGGGCCCCAGCCCTGGCCCTCCCTCCTCTGGGCACTCGCAGCCAGGGCCCTCTGGATACGGCCAGGACAGCATGCACCCTCTGCACAAA CCCTTGGAGAGCATGCATGAGAAGAGCATGAGTGAGGAGAGCCGCTTCACTCAGATGAAGGGACTGTCTATGAGACAGGGCGGGCACAGTGGCATGGGCCCCCCACCCAGTCCTCTAGACCAACACTCACAAG GTTACCACTCTCCATTAGGGGGCTCTGACCACTCCAGCCCTGTCCCTTCAAACGGCCCCCCCTCTGGACCTCTCATgccatcttcctcttcctcctcctcctctggtgGTCCCGGCTCTGCCTCTGCACCTTTAGATGGCCCCATTGGAGATCAACACACTCTGGGTCCCAATAACTGGCCCGGCCCTCCAGGTAGCACCGGCCCAGGCCCCAGTCCTGGACCCAGCATGGGCCCCAGTGTCTCCATCCATGGTTCTGGCCTTGAATCTGGAGGCCCTCCATGCCCGGGAGGTCCTGGTGGCCCGACTCCCTTCAACCAGAACCAGCTTCACCAACTCAGAGCCCAGATCATGGCTTATAAGATGCTGACCCGGGGGCAGCCTCTGCCAGATCACCTCCAGATGGCTGTCCAAGGGAAGAGGCCAATGCCTGGGATGCAACAGCAGCCCATGTCCAGCCTGGCTCCTGGAGCTGGAGGCGGGCCAATAGGGGGCCCAGCAGGACCAGTACCAGGACCTGGTCTAATAGGATCAGGCTACAGTCGAGTTCATG gAATGATGGGTCCCAACATGCTTCCTCCAGGCCCATCGGGTACTCCAACTGTGACGCAGATACAAAACCCAAATGGACCTCCCAAGTCCTGGCCTGAAG GCCCCATGGTGAATGCAGCAGCCCCCTTCAACGCACCCCAGAAGCTTATTCCCCCTCAGCCCACTGGTCGGCCCTCTCCTGCCCCTCCTTCAGTTCCCCCCGCTGCCTCTCCTGTAATGCCTCCACAGACTCAGTCTCCCGGCCAGCCAGCACAGCCTACTCCCATGATGCCATACCATGCCAAGCAGAACCGCATTACCCCCATTCAGAAACCCTGCGGCCTCGACCCAGTGGAGATATTGCAGGAAAGGGAGTTCAG GCTACAGGCTCGTATCACTCATCGTATTGCTGAACTGGAGAACCTGCCGGGCTCTCTGGCTGGAGATTTACGTACAAAAGCTACTATAGAGCTCAAAGCCCTCCGACTGCTTAACTTCCAGAGACAG TTGCGTCAAGAGGTGGTGGTGTGCATGCGCCGGGACACCGCTCTAGAGACGGCCCTCGATGCTAAGGCCTACAAGCGAAGCAAGCGTCAGTCTCTGCGAGAGGCGCGCATCACAGAGAAACTGGAGAAACAGCAGAAGATTGAGCAAGAGCGCAAACGCAGGCAGAAACATCAG GAGTACCTCAACAGCATCCTGCAGCACGCCAAAGACTTCAAAGAGTACCACCGCTCCATGACAGGCAAAATGCAGAAACTGACCAAAGCTGTGGCCACCTACCATGCCAACACTGAGCGGGAGCAGAAGAAAGAGAATGAGCGTATtgagaaagagaggatgaggaggctCATG GCCGAGGATGAGGAGGGCTATCGTAAACTGATTGACCAGAAGAAGGATAAGCGTCTGGCCTACCTGTTGCAGCAAACTGACGAGTATGTGGCAAACCTCACCGACCTGGTCAGAGCTCACAAAGCTGAGCAGGCCctcaaggagaagaagaagaagaagaagaaaaagaagaag TTGGAGAGTGCTGAGGGTCAGACACCTGCCATGGGTCCAGATGGAGAG CCTCTGGATGAGACGAGTCAGATGAGCGACCTGCCTGTGAAGGTCATCCATGTGGACAGCGGGCACATCCTGACAGGAGTGGACGCTCCGAAAGCGGGACAGCTGGAGACCTGGCTGGAGATGAACCCTGG TTATGAAATGGCTCCTCGCTCAGACAGTGAAGacagcgaggaggaggaagaggaggag gaggaagaggagcctCAGCCGCCGGCTAATCAGATGgtggaaaagaagaagatatcACACCCCGATAGCGAAGACGTGTCCGAGGTGGACGTCCAACACATCATCGA AAATGCTAAACAGGATGTGGATGACGAATATAGCGGTGCAGTGTTCGCCCGAGGCCTCCAGTCTTATTATTCTGTGGCTCACGCTGTCACAGAGAGGGTGGACAAACAGTCCAGTTTGTTAGTAAATGGACAACTCAAACAGTATCAG GTTAAAGGTTTGGAGTGGCTGGTTTCTCTTTACAACAATAACCTGAATGGGATCCTGGCGGATGAGATGGGCCTGGGGAAAACCATCCAAGCTATCGCCCTGATCACGTACCTCATGGAGCTCAAACGGCTCAACGGTCCCTACCTCATCATTGTTCCCCTCTC AACTCTTTCTAACTGGGTGTATGAGTTTGACAAGTGGGCTCCGACAATCGTGAAAGTGTCTTACAAG GGGTCTCCTTCTGCCAGAAGAGCATTCGTCCCCCAACTGCGCAGCGGCAAGTTTAATGTTTTACTCACCACTTATGAGTACATCATCAAGGATAAACAAATACTGGCCAAG ATTCGTTGGAAGTACATGATTGTGGACGAGGGCCACCGTATGAAGAACCACCACTGTAAACTGACCCAGGTCCTGAACACACACTATCTGGCCCCACGGCGAGTCCTGCTGACAGGAACGCCTCTGCAGAACAAACTACCTGAGCTCTGGGCGTTGCTAAACTTCCTCCTGCCCACCATCTTCAAGAGCTGCATCACCTTCGAGCAGTGGTTCAATGCCCCTTTCGCCATGACTGGAGAGAAG GTTGACCTTAATGAAGAGGAGACCATCTTGATTATCCGTCGTCTCCACAAAGTACTTCGCCCCTTCCTGTTACGCAGATTAAAGAAGGAAGTGGAGGCACAGCTACCAGAGAAG GTGGAGTACGTGATCAAGTGTGACATGTCGTCTCTTCAGAGGGTGCTGTACAGGCACATGCAGGCCAAGGGGGTCCTACTCACGGATGGATCAGAAAAGGACAAGAAG GGTAAAGGAGGCACTAAGACGCTGATGAACACCATCATGCAGCTGAGGAAGATCTGTAACCACCCTTACATGTTCCAGCAAATTGAG GAATCTTTCTCTGAACATTTAGGCTTCTCTGGTGGGATAGTCCAGGG TCTTGACCTGTATCGGGCATCAGGAAAGTTTGAGGTGTTGGATCGAATCCTGCCAAAGCTGAACGCCACTAACCACAAAGTGCTGCTCTTCTGTCAGATGACCTCACTCATGACCATCATGGAGGACTACTTTGCCTATCGCAGCTTTAAGTATCTGCGTCTGGATG GCTCTACAAAAGCTGACGATAGAGGAATGTTACTGAAGACATTCAATGAACCAGGGTCAGAGTACTTTATCTTCCTCCTGAGCACAAGAGCTGGAGGCCTCGGCCTCAACTTGCAGTCTGCAGACACTGTGATTATTTTTGACTCTGACTGGAACCCACATCAG GATCTGCAGGCTCAGGACAGAGCCCACCGTATTGGTCAGAAGAATGAGGTGCGTGTGCTGCGTCTTTGCACAATAAACAGCGTTGAAGAGAAAATCCTGGCTGCTGCCAAGTACAAACTGAACGTGGATCAAAAGGTCATTCAGGCTGGCATGTTTGACCAGAAGTCTTCCAGCCACGAGCGCAAGGCCTTCCTGCAGGCCATCCTGGAACATGAAGAGCAGGACGAGGTCTGGGGGCCGGAAGTGTGTCTACgcattaat gaggaggatgaggtgcCAGATGACGAGACTGTCAACCAGATGATCGCCAGGAGTGAGGAGGAGTTCGACCAGTTTATG CGTATGGACCTTGACCGGCGTCGTGAGGATGCCCGTAACCCACGGCGAAAACCTCGTCTGATGGAGGAGGACGAGCTGCCCACTTGGATCATGAAAGACGACGCTGAGGTTGAACGTCTGACCTGCGAGGAAGAGGACGAGAAAATGTTTGGCCGAGGTTCTCGACATCGGAAAGATGTGGACTACAGCGATTCACTGACGGAGAAGCAGTGGCTCAAG GCGATAGAGGAGGGCACACTGGatgaagtggaggaggaggtacGTCACAAAAAGACGACGCGCAAAAGGAGGCGAGACCGCGACCTGGATCTCCCTGGTCCCTCCTCTTCCCTGGGGGGACGAGGGGACAAAGATGAAGACGggaagaggcagaggaagaggggaagaCCACCTGCTGATAAACTCTCCCCCAACACCCCTGCCCTCACAAAGAAGATGAGGAAGATCGTGGACGCTGTCATCAAGTATAAAGACAG CGCCAGTGGGCGTCAGCTGAGCGAGGTGTTCATCCAGCTGCCGTCTCGAAAAGAGCTGCCAGAGTACTACGAACTGATCCGCAAGCCTGTGGACTTCAGGAAGATCAAG GAGAAGATTCGAGGTCATCGCTACCGCAGTCTGGGTGACCTGGAGAGAGACGTCATGCTGCTCTTCCAAAACGCTCAGACCTTCAACCTGGAGGGATCACTG ATATATGAAGACTCCATTGTCCTCCAGTCAGTGTTTACCAGTCTGAGGCAAAAGAtcgagaaggaggaggaaagtgagggagaggagagtgaggaagaggatCTGGAGGAA GGATCAGAGTCTGAAT CTCGCTCAGTGAAAATGAAGATCCGTCTGGGAAGGAAGGATAAAGGTGGAGATCATGGGAAGGGACGCAGCAGACGAACAGGACGCAACAGAGCCAAACCTGTTGTTAGTGATGACGACTCAGAGGATGAGCAGGAAGAG GAGCGTTCCCCCAGTGCCACTGACGAGGAGtcctga